In the genome of Chryseobacterium oryzae, one region contains:
- a CDS encoding Kelch repeat-containing protein — protein sequence MKTKSFLLSLFGLCLANAQTLNFKHLSDMSVKRGAISSTIAGDNIYVSNGYKDSDGNATIIEKYSIKDNRWTVINSNLVPKRFANSEIYGNKIYIFNGWGNSNLEIIDLETHQKTKGAVNRAYTGNAGSAIHNGKIYTFGGSGLNNAATTVFSDRFQCYDIASDTWHTLPNMPTAREARGKIVNDKLYVIGGFNGTSSRLVNVFDLNKNEWTEQYTMPAAISGHSLAVSGNKIFIAGGYNNQNFLAYFDTETNKLHKLSSNMIPRRHAAAEINNNKLYIMGGSTTSSTKSAIKSIQVADISEEVLSTK from the coding sequence TTGAAAACAAAATCATTCCTCCTTTCACTTTTCGGTTTATGTTTAGCCAATGCGCAAACCTTAAACTTTAAACATCTTTCGGATATGTCTGTGAAAAGAGGAGCGATAAGCAGTACCATTGCAGGCGACAATATCTATGTAAGCAATGGCTATAAAGATTCGGATGGTAATGCCACGATTATTGAAAAATACAGCATTAAAGATAACCGTTGGACTGTCATCAATTCTAATTTGGTTCCTAAAAGATTCGCCAATTCGGAAATTTACGGTAATAAAATCTATATTTTTAACGGTTGGGGAAACAGCAATCTTGAAATTATAGACCTAGAAACGCATCAAAAAACAAAAGGAGCTGTTAACCGTGCCTACACAGGAAATGCCGGTTCTGCCATCCACAACGGAAAAATATATACCTTCGGAGGAAGTGGATTAAACAATGCCGCCACCACAGTATTTTCTGACAGATTCCAATGTTACGACATTGCTTCAGACACATGGCACACATTACCGAATATGCCAACAGCCAGAGAAGCAAGAGGTAAAATTGTGAATGATAAGCTCTATGTTATTGGTGGTTTTAACGGTACATCATCGCGCCTGGTCAATGTGTTTGATCTCAACAAAAATGAGTGGACTGAGCAATATACGATGCCTGCAGCGATATCGGGACATTCATTAGCGGTATCGGGTAATAAGATTTTTATTGCAGGCGGTTATAACAATCAAAATTTTCTGGCTTATTTTGATACAGAAACCAACAAGTTGCATAAGTTATCATCCAACATGATTCCCAGACGACACGCTGCCGCGGAAATCAATAACAATAAATTATACATCATGGGCGGAAGTACAACATCATCAACCAAATCAGCTATTAAAAGCATTCAGGTTGCAGATATTAGCGAAGAAGTGCTTTCCACTAAATAA
- a CDS encoding alpha-amylase, with translation MNSTMIQFFHWYSEGKGKLWNHAAEQSQYLSDLGITSVWFPPAYKGTDGENSIGYDAYDLFDLGEFDQKNAVGTKYGTKDDYLNAIKTLKDKNIQIIVDIVLGHKAGGDELEKFKAVKVDEENRDKVISDTIEIESYTKFTFPGRQKKYSEFEWNFTCFSGVDYAEGKDSHIYKIISEYGDGWEKMIDDEKGNYDYLMFNDVEHRNPHVREELNKWAQWYFEQTDFDGVRLDALKHISFDFYKEWLTLLRSNTGKNIFAVGEYWAPGYLDLLQKYIETTEGCMSLFDSSLQNNFCTASREGNSYDLRRIFDETLTQADPMHSVSLVDNHDTQPLQDLEAPVEYWFKPIAYALILLRENGYPCIFYPDLYGAHYKDYDREGNEQEIFLNKVDGIEGLLKARKDNAYGVQRDYFEDANCLGWVREGNDEYSGCAVVLSNKNAYEKPMEMGKKYAGKTFFDLLGRFEDKVVIDENGWGNFPVPAGNVSVWIAE, from the coding sequence ATGAACTCAACCATGATACAGTTTTTCCATTGGTATTCTGAAGGAAAAGGAAAACTATGGAATCACGCAGCAGAACAATCGCAATATTTATCAGATTTAGGAATAACTTCAGTTTGGTTTCCGCCTGCTTACAAAGGAACAGATGGAGAAAATTCGATAGGATATGATGCTTATGATCTTTTTGATCTCGGTGAATTCGATCAAAAAAATGCTGTCGGAACAAAGTATGGAACCAAAGACGATTACCTCAATGCTATTAAAACTCTTAAAGATAAAAATATACAGATTATTGTAGATATTGTGTTAGGGCATAAAGCCGGTGGAGATGAGCTTGAAAAATTTAAAGCAGTAAAAGTGGATGAAGAAAACAGAGATAAAGTGATTTCCGATACCATTGAAATAGAATCTTATACAAAATTTACGTTTCCCGGAAGACAGAAAAAATATTCTGAATTCGAATGGAATTTTACCTGCTTCAGTGGAGTAGATTATGCAGAAGGTAAAGATTCGCACATTTATAAAATTATTTCGGAGTACGGCGATGGATGGGAAAAAATGATTGATGATGAAAAAGGGAATTATGATTATCTAATGTTCAATGATGTAGAACACAGAAATCCTCATGTTCGTGAAGAGTTGAATAAATGGGCTCAGTGGTATTTCGAACAGACAGATTTTGATGGAGTAAGATTGGATGCTTTAAAACATATTTCGTTCGATTTTTACAAAGAATGGCTTACACTTCTCCGCTCTAACACCGGGAAAAATATTTTTGCAGTAGGAGAGTATTGGGCTCCCGGATATTTGGATTTGCTTCAGAAATATATAGAAACTACAGAAGGTTGCATGAGTCTTTTCGACAGTTCTCTTCAAAATAATTTCTGTACCGCTTCAAGAGAGGGAAATTCTTATGATTTGAGAAGAATTTTTGATGAAACTTTAACTCAGGCAGATCCTATGCATTCTGTAAGCTTGGTAGATAATCATGATACTCAGCCTTTGCAGGATTTAGAAGCTCCAGTGGAATATTGGTTTAAACCTATTGCGTATGCATTAATTTTGTTGCGTGAAAATGGTTATCCCTGCATTTTTTATCCCGATTTATATGGTGCTCATTACAAAGATTATGACAGGGAAGGAAACGAACAGGAAATTTTTCTTAATAAAGTAGATGGAATAGAAGGGTTGCTAAAAGCGAGAAAAGATAATGCTTACGGAGTTCAGCGAGATTATTTTGAAGATGCAAATTGCTTAGGCTGGGTAAGAGAAGGAAATGATGAATATTCTGGCTGTGCAGTAGTATTGAGCAATAAAAATGCTTATGAAAAACCTATGGAAATGGGCAAAAAATATGCTGGTAAAACTTTTTTTGATCTACTCGGACGATTTGAAGATAAAGTTGTGATCGATGAAAATGGTTGGGGTAATTTCCCTGTTCCGGCAGGAAATGTAAGTGTTTGGATTGCCGAGTAA
- a CDS encoding TlpA family protein disulfide reductase, with translation MKKIMIFAWLSMCTLNFAQDIPKQNKTQFSKEALTQKLEDENGNKISVQQILDQHKGKILVIDFWAGWCRDCLQALPKAEELEKNNPTIDFVFFSLERSKEKFDSSLERFNMKEKENYWFSEGWKNNFNNYIDLNWIPRYMVIDQQSKIAKYYAINPQDPEIQKTIDRLLK, from the coding sequence ATGAAGAAGATCATGATTTTTGCATGGTTAAGTATGTGTACTTTAAACTTTGCACAGGATATTCCTAAACAAAATAAGACTCAGTTTTCTAAAGAAGCTTTAACACAGAAACTAGAAGATGAGAACGGAAATAAAATAAGCGTGCAGCAGATTTTGGATCAGCATAAAGGAAAAATTCTGGTTATCGACTTTTGGGCAGGATGGTGTAGAGACTGTCTTCAGGCTTTACCTAAAGCAGAGGAGCTCGAAAAAAATAATCCTACTATAGATTTTGTTTTTTTTTCATTAGAAAGATCTAAAGAGAAATTCGACAGCAGTCTTGAGAGATTCAACATGAAAGAAAAAGAAAATTATTGGTTTTCTGAAGGCTGGAAAAATAATTTCAATAATTATATTGATTTGAACTGGATTCCACGCTATATGGTAATAGACCAACAGTCTAAAATAGCCAAATACTATGCGATAAATCCTCAGGATCCGGAAATTCAAAAAACTATAGACAGACTTTTAAAATAA
- a CDS encoding DUF3575 domain-containing protein, which yields MKKLLFFISVLLMSEISAQDVVGNTTQNSVPEDKMNIIKTNVTAFAFRNINLSYERSINRWFAINVGFGTVLEGPVPFMNAFLSKEDEKDFQNIRVKASNFTIEPRFYIGEGYGKGFYFAPYYRYSKVSSNTFDFMYDYNALGTTYEIPLKGKGDANGNSGGLMVGAQFFLNKQHNLVLDFWIAGAHYGSGTGDFTLRSDVLLTPEMQAQLKKEIENLDIPFVKYTVETNSNGANINVNGPWAGLRSGFSLGYRF from the coding sequence ATGAAAAAACTATTATTTTTTATTTCTGTATTATTGATGTCCGAAATTTCGGCACAAGACGTTGTAGGAAATACCACGCAAAATTCTGTACCTGAAGACAAGATGAATATCATTAAAACCAATGTTACGGCTTTTGCTTTCAGGAATATCAATCTATCTTACGAAAGGTCTATCAATCGTTGGTTTGCCATAAATGTTGGATTTGGAACTGTTTTGGAAGGTCCCGTTCCTTTTATGAATGCTTTTTTGAGTAAAGAGGACGAAAAAGATTTTCAGAATATCAGAGTAAAAGCCTCTAATTTTACTATTGAACCTCGTTTTTATATCGGAGAAGGATATGGAAAAGGATTTTATTTTGCACCGTATTATCGTTATTCCAAAGTTTCATCCAATACATTCGATTTTATGTATGATTACAATGCTTTAGGAACAACTTATGAAATTCCACTAAAAGGAAAAGGAGATGCTAATGGAAACAGTGGGGGACTCATGGTAGGAGCACAGTTTTTTCTAAACAAACAGCATAATTTAGTGTTAGATTTCTGGATTGCTGGAGCTCATTACGGATCTGGAACAGGGGATTTTACTTTAAGAAGTGATGTTTTGCTCACTCCGGAAATGCAGGCTCAGTTGAAAAAAGAAATAGAGAATCTGGATATTCCTTTTGTTAAATATACGGTAGAAACCAATTCTAATGGTGCAAACATTAATGTAAATGGACCTTGGGCGGGTCTTCGAAGTGGATTTTCTCTGGGATATAGATTCTAA
- a CDS encoding T9SS type A sorting domain-containing protein, with amino-acid sequence MKKALLFIFSAGLFSAQTTITKTFNDPVIGDVVNNVLVNGAVNNSSTGNNVIFNNSSLTAGSPTVVNYVAPTTSEISTFPGTTIKMTGNGNTALYKSSTSKLEITGLVTSDVTLNFSTNNGTFIVYPMSFGQTENDIVGGTFTSVSAGVSGTFTGTIVITADAAGTLLIGSKTYNNVLRIKSVQNLNLFVFAFPVGSANNTSYAYYDSLHKFPLLSTTNATITAQGNPQTTDVAQALNETFLSVSDVAKKDNIQIYPNPAKNFISVKGDVEKGSIVNVYSLDGKLVKSLPYTSENIDVSDLPVSSYFIEINKSKSSNWKSKLIKQ; translated from the coding sequence ATGAAAAAAGCTTTACTTTTTATCTTTTCTGCCGGGTTATTTTCGGCGCAGACCACTATTACAAAAACATTCAATGATCCCGTTATTGGGGATGTTGTTAATAATGTTCTGGTTAATGGGGCGGTAAACAATTCTTCAACAGGTAATAATGTTATTTTTAATAATTCATCTCTTACGGCAGGTTCTCCCACAGTAGTCAATTATGTAGCTCCGACAACAAGCGAAATTTCGACATTTCCAGGTACGACCATAAAAATGACAGGAAACGGAAATACAGCATTGTATAAGTCGAGCACTTCCAAACTAGAAATAACTGGCTTGGTTACATCGGATGTAACCCTTAATTTTAGTACCAATAACGGAACTTTTATTGTTTATCCAATGTCTTTCGGGCAGACAGAAAATGATATAGTTGGCGGAACTTTCACTTCTGTATCGGCTGGAGTATCCGGAACTTTTACGGGAACTATTGTTATTACAGCAGATGCAGCGGGAACTCTTTTAATTGGATCTAAAACGTACAATAATGTTCTCAGAATAAAATCTGTACAGAATTTAAATCTTTTCGTTTTTGCATTTCCTGTGGGATCGGCAAACAATACTTCTTACGCCTATTACGACAGTCTTCATAAATTTCCTTTGCTTTCCACTACAAACGCAACAATTACTGCTCAGGGAAATCCGCAGACTACTGATGTTGCTCAGGCTTTAAATGAAACTTTTTTATCGGTTTCGGATGTAGCTAAAAAGGATAATATTCAGATTTATCCCAATCCTGCAAAAAATTTCATCAGCGTAAAAGGTGATGTAGAAAAAGGAAGTATTGTAAATGTATACAGTCTTGATGGGAAATTGGTAAAAAGTCTCCCATATACGTCTGAAAATATTGATGTTTCTGATCTTCCTGTTTCTTCTTATTTTATTGAAATCAATAAATCAAAATCAAGCAACTGGAAAAGTAAATTGATTAAGCAATAG
- the truA gene encoding tRNA pseudouridine(38-40) synthase TruA encodes MRYFIEFSYNGKNYFGYQIQPKDISVQEELERALSTILREEIKTTGAGRTDTGVHAKKMFAHFDTHLVLPEKLTHQLNSFLPDDISVKRIFEVRNDFHARFDATFRTYEYYISLDKNPFTRDSAWQHWRRDLDINKMNEACSILFEYEDFTSFAKLHTDNKTNFCEIYIAKWEQNGTELKFTISANRFLRNMVRAIVGTMVEVGSGKIKPEDLRKVIENKNRNSAGTSAPAHGLFLVDVGYKF; translated from the coding sequence TTGAGATATTTCATAGAATTTTCTTACAATGGCAAAAATTATTTTGGTTATCAGATTCAGCCAAAAGACATTTCGGTTCAGGAAGAATTAGAAAGGGCACTTTCTACCATCTTAAGAGAAGAAATTAAAACCACAGGAGCAGGCCGAACAGACACTGGAGTTCATGCAAAGAAAATGTTTGCCCATTTCGACACCCATTTGGTTTTACCTGAAAAACTTACGCATCAACTCAACAGTTTTTTACCTGATGATATTTCTGTGAAAAGGATATTCGAAGTAAGAAATGATTTTCATGCCCGTTTTGATGCTACCTTCAGAACCTATGAATATTATATCTCTTTAGATAAAAATCCTTTCACCAGAGATTCTGCATGGCAACATTGGAGAAGAGATTTAGATATTAACAAAATGAATGAAGCCTGCAGCATTTTATTTGAATATGAAGATTTTACAAGTTTTGCCAAGCTTCATACCGATAACAAGACCAATTTCTGTGAAATTTACATCGCAAAATGGGAACAGAACGGCACAGAGCTGAAATTCACCATTTCTGCCAACCGATTTTTAAGAAATATGGTGCGTGCCATTGTAGGAACTATGGTAGAAGTGGGATCAGGAAAAATAAAGCCTGAAGATTTAAGAAAAGTAATAGAAAATAAAAACCGTAATTCCGCAGGAACTTCGGCTCCTGCTCATGGACTTTTTCTGGTGGATGTTGGTTATAAATTTTAA
- the dinB gene encoding DNA polymerase IV, with translation MDSSFPNRKIIHVDMDAFYASVEQYDNPALRGKAIAVGGGHRGVVSAASYEARKYGVRSAMPSKTAKEKCPHLIFVPPRFARYKEISKKIREIFYEYTDLVEPLSLDEAYLDVTENKMGMVSANQIAKEIRQKIFEQTGLTASAGISINKFLAKVASDINKPNGQKTIHPDKIESFLEELPVEKFYGVGKVTANKMFSLSIFKGKDLKKKSLEDLTRLFGKSGAYYYNVVRGIHLSEVKPHRIQKSVAVERTFFEDLSDEQQITEKLQNLSEELHIRLQKNNILGRSLTLKIKYKDFSLFTRSFTKDEYFSSPEQYFSTAKKLWELRPFDKAVRLLGLSLSHLNTEEKKQISVQLKIPFEEFE, from the coding sequence ATGGATTCTTCTTTTCCCAACCGTAAAATAATTCATGTTGATATGGATGCATTTTATGCTTCTGTGGAGCAATATGATAATCCTGCACTTCGGGGAAAAGCAATTGCTGTGGGAGGCGGTCATCGCGGAGTTGTTTCTGCGGCAAGTTATGAAGCCAGAAAATATGGAGTTCGTTCTGCAATGCCAAGTAAAACCGCCAAAGAGAAATGTCCGCATCTTATTTTTGTTCCGCCAAGATTTGCCAGGTATAAAGAAATTTCTAAAAAAATACGTGAGATTTTCTACGAATATACAGATCTTGTAGAACCACTTTCTTTAGATGAAGCCTATTTGGATGTTACGGAAAATAAAATGGGAATGGTTTCGGCAAATCAGATAGCTAAAGAAATTCGGCAGAAAATATTTGAGCAAACGGGATTAACCGCTTCTGCAGGAATTTCAATTAATAAATTCTTAGCAAAAGTTGCTTCGGATATTAATAAGCCCAACGGACAAAAAACCATTCACCCTGATAAAATAGAATCGTTTTTGGAAGAGTTACCTGTAGAAAAATTTTATGGTGTAGGAAAGGTTACTGCCAATAAAATGTTCAGTTTATCCATTTTCAAAGGAAAAGATTTAAAAAAGAAATCGCTGGAAGATCTAACCAGACTTTTTGGAAAATCGGGTGCATATTATTATAATGTGGTGCGGGGAATTCATTTGTCTGAGGTAAAACCTCACCGGATTCAGAAAAGTGTTGCTGTAGAACGTACTTTTTTTGAAGATCTTTCCGATGAACAGCAGATTACAGAAAAACTTCAGAATTTAAGTGAAGAACTGCACATAAGGCTTCAGAAAAATAATATTTTGGGACGTTCTTTAACTTTAAAGATAAAATATAAAGATTTCTCACTTTTTACCCGAAGTTTTACAAAAGACGAATATTTCAGTTCGCCCGAACAATATTTTTCAACCGCAAAAAAATTATGGGAACTCCGCCCTTTCGATAAAGCGGTACGATTATTGGGATTATCATTATCACACCTCAACACAGAAGAAAAAAAGCAGATCTCTGTTCAGCTTAAAATTCCTTTTGAGGAGTTTGAATAA
- a CDS encoding ABC transporter ATP-binding protein, translated as MKKQDTWAIIKRLFSIGMKFRSWFIVTLIISVILSIVSTYRPYLTMQIVDNDITKLKDKALMMKHIYMLVGLVFAETVLNFFLVYFSNYISQNVIRDIRERLYHKLIYFRTAFFDKTPIGQLVTRAVGDVETIATVYTDGFLMVFGDVLRIVFVLFMMFQVDVHLSYISLAILPLMVVITRFFQKRLKKAFGDERSWTATQNSFVQERLAGMPIIQVFNRQAAEFKKFDEINITLKEALLRTVFIFSLFFPVVELISSLFIGFVLFYGGYITISAGVVIAFIQFISMLIRPLRQIADRFNNIQRGIVGAERVLGIMDEDYAMPNTGTVQKDHFAGKIEFKDVHFSYDEKQEVLKGIDFKVNPGETVAIVGATGAGKSTIISLITRLYDINSGEIFIDDVNLKNYELYNLRSHIGVVLQDVFLFHGSIYENLAFGDDEITLDKIKAAAREIEVDQFIEHLPGGYDYVVSERGSSISLGQRQLLSFLRAYLSDPKILILDEATSSIDHESEKLIQRATEKITKNRTSIIIAHRLSTIEKADKIIVMEHGKIVEEGKHIELLDKNGYYSTLYKAQLKHEIEEDEDQSK; from the coding sequence ATGAAAAAACAAGACACCTGGGCAATCATAAAACGACTTTTTTCTATCGGGATGAAATTCCGGTCGTGGTTTATTGTCACCCTTATAATATCTGTAATACTTTCTATAGTATCTACATACCGACCTTATCTTACAATGCAGATTGTAGATAATGATATTACCAAACTGAAAGACAAAGCCTTAATGATGAAGCATATTTATATGCTCGTAGGATTGGTTTTTGCAGAAACTGTTCTGAATTTCTTTTTGGTTTACTTCTCCAACTACATTTCTCAGAATGTTATCCGAGATATACGCGAGAGACTATATCACAAACTTATTTACTTTAGAACTGCATTTTTCGACAAAACGCCTATTGGGCAGCTGGTTACAAGAGCAGTTGGAGATGTAGAAACCATTGCTACTGTGTACACAGATGGTTTTCTAATGGTTTTTGGAGATGTTTTAAGAATCGTATTCGTATTATTTATGATGTTTCAGGTAGATGTACATCTTAGTTACATTTCACTGGCAATTTTACCATTAATGGTAGTTATTACGAGATTTTTCCAGAAAAGACTGAAAAAAGCATTTGGAGACGAAAGATCTTGGACTGCCACTCAAAACTCATTTGTACAGGAACGTTTGGCGGGAATGCCTATTATTCAGGTTTTCAACAGACAGGCAGCAGAATTTAAAAAGTTTGATGAAATAAACATTACTCTGAAAGAAGCACTTTTAAGAACTGTATTTATTTTTTCATTGTTCTTTCCTGTTGTAGAGCTTATTTCTTCACTGTTTATAGGTTTTGTACTTTTTTACGGCGGTTATATCACAATTAGTGCAGGTGTTGTTATTGCTTTTATTCAGTTTATTTCGATGCTGATTCGCCCGTTGAGACAGATTGCAGACCGTTTCAATAATATTCAGCGCGGTATTGTGGGAGCAGAAAGAGTTTTAGGAATTATGGATGAAGATTATGCGATGCCTAATACAGGAACCGTACAAAAAGATCATTTTGCAGGAAAGATAGAATTTAAAGACGTTCATTTTTCTTATGATGAAAAACAGGAAGTTTTAAAAGGGATTGATTTTAAAGTAAATCCCGGAGAAACCGTTGCTATTGTAGGAGCAACCGGAGCCGGAAAATCTACTATCATCAGTTTAATTACAAGGTTGTACGACATTAATTCCGGAGAAATTTTCATTGATGATGTTAATCTGAAAAATTACGAACTGTACAATCTCCGAAGCCATATCGGTGTTGTTTTACAGGATGTTTTTCTTTTCCATGGAAGTATTTACGAAAATCTCGCCTTTGGAGACGACGAAATTACTTTAGACAAAATAAAGGCAGCAGCCAGAGAAATTGAAGTGGATCAGTTTATAGAGCATCTTCCCGGTGGATATGATTACGTTGTGAGTGAACGAGGTTCATCCATCTCATTGGGACAAAGACAGTTATTATCCTTCCTCAGAGCCTACCTTTCTGATCCTAAAATTTTAATTCTGGATGAAGCAACCTCATCTATCGACCACGAAAGTGAAAAATTAATACAAAGAGCTACCGAAAAAATTACAAAAAACAGGACTTCTATTATTATTGCCCACAGACTTTCCACTATTGAAAAAGCAGACAAGATTATAGTGATGGAGCACGGAAAAATTGTAGAAGAAGGTAAACACATCGAACTTCTCGATAAGAACGGATATTACTCTACTCTATACAAAGCCCAACTAAAGCATGAAATAGAGGAAGACGAAGATCAATCGAAATAA
- the lpxK gene encoding tetraacyldisaccharide 4'-kinase: MKRWYLYPFSLGFQMVTGFRNTMYDLGIFKSTKFKTPIINVGNLSVGGSGKSPMVMYLAKFLSKNYRTGVLSRGYGRLTKGYDVTNYDSNYKTVGDEAMQLFERFKNRFVIAVSEQRVPGAKKVISDMDLDVLILDDAMQHRAIKPGFNILMTDFNDPYFKDFILPAGDLRESRSGARRADVIMVSKCPDELTEEKKQYYISRIKPASHQKVFFSSIGYDENVYSKDKMLPDNNLNYYDILLITGIANPKPLLNHLSKFSQRVKHLKFRDHHNFSEADIKNIIAEYKKLGEYKLILTTEKDYVRLKTFDYLRDLVYYWPINVIIDKKEEFNQLIINYVNKK, translated from the coding sequence ATGAAAAGATGGTATCTCTATCCTTTTTCTTTAGGTTTTCAAATGGTTACGGGCTTCCGTAATACAATGTATGATCTTGGAATTTTTAAATCTACAAAGTTTAAAACCCCAATAATTAATGTGGGGAATCTTTCTGTGGGCGGAAGCGGAAAATCTCCGATGGTAATGTATTTGGCAAAATTTCTGTCTAAAAATTATAGAACAGGTGTGCTTTCTCGCGGATACGGGAGGTTAACCAAAGGGTATGATGTAACCAACTACGACAGCAATTATAAAACTGTTGGTGACGAAGCTATGCAGCTTTTCGAGCGTTTTAAAAACAGATTTGTAATTGCCGTTTCGGAGCAGCGTGTTCCGGGAGCTAAAAAGGTGATTAGTGATATGGATTTGGATGTGCTTATTCTGGATGATGCAATGCAGCACAGAGCCATAAAACCAGGTTTCAATATTTTGATGACCGATTTTAATGATCCTTATTTTAAAGATTTTATTCTTCCTGCAGGAGATTTGCGGGAATCCAGATCTGGAGCCAGAAGAGCAGATGTTATCATGGTGAGTAAATGCCCGGATGAACTTACAGAAGAGAAAAAGCAGTATTATATTTCCAGAATAAAACCTGCAAGTCATCAGAAAGTTTTTTTCTCATCCATAGGCTACGACGAAAACGTATATTCCAAAGATAAAATGTTGCCGGATAATAATCTGAATTATTACGACATTCTTCTTATTACAGGAATTGCCAATCCGAAACCTCTTCTGAATCATCTTTCTAAATTTTCGCAACGTGTAAAGCATTTGAAATTCAGAGATCATCATAATTTTTCGGAAGCTGATATTAAAAATATCATTGCAGAATATAAGAAACTCGGAGAATACAAACTTATTCTCACTACAGAAAAAGATTATGTGCGGCTTAAAACATTCGATTATCTAAGAGATTTGGTGTATTACTGGCCTATTAATGTGATTATTGATAAAAAAGAGGAATTCAATCAGTTGATTATCAATTATGTAAATAAAAAATAA